In the genome of Bradyrhizobium sp. CIAT3101, one region contains:
- a CDS encoding ABC transporter permease, which yields MLNFLARRLAQIVPTLFFVSVLIFSLQQLLPGDPALVMAGEERDPAVIEQIRHQYRLDQPVPVQYAYWMKGVLSGDFGESLRNKMPVRELIAQKLPVTLQLGSMAIIIAFLIGIPAGIVAAVKKGTAWDYGANFFALWGISTPNFWLGIMLIFLFSIELGWLPASGYVPLTENWRASLAATIMPAFVLGNAIAAVLMRHTRSAMLQVLESDYVRTARAKGLSERSVILKHAMRNALTPIITLGALELGTLLSGAVLTEQIFSIPGFGKLIVDAVFNRDYAVVQGVVLVTATVYITLNLVADVAYILVNPRLRG from the coding sequence ATGCTGAACTTCCTCGCCCGCCGGCTTGCGCAGATCGTACCGACATTGTTCTTCGTGTCGGTGCTGATCTTCTCGCTGCAGCAATTGCTGCCGGGCGATCCCGCACTGGTGATGGCGGGCGAAGAGCGCGATCCGGCCGTGATCGAGCAGATCCGCCACCAATACCGGCTCGATCAGCCGGTCCCCGTGCAGTACGCCTACTGGATGAAGGGCGTGCTATCAGGCGATTTCGGCGAATCCCTGCGCAACAAGATGCCGGTGCGCGAGCTGATTGCGCAAAAGCTGCCGGTGACGCTGCAGCTCGGCTCGATGGCGATCATCATCGCCTTCCTGATCGGCATTCCCGCCGGGATCGTCGCCGCCGTGAAGAAGGGAACGGCCTGGGATTACGGCGCCAATTTCTTCGCGCTATGGGGCATCTCGACGCCGAACTTCTGGCTCGGCATCATGCTGATCTTCCTGTTCTCGATCGAGCTCGGCTGGCTGCCGGCCTCGGGCTATGTGCCGCTGACCGAGAACTGGCGCGCGAGCCTGGCTGCCACCATCATGCCCGCCTTCGTGCTCGGCAACGCGATTGCCGCGGTCCTGATGCGCCATACCCGCAGCGCCATGCTCCAGGTGCTGGAAAGCGATTACGTCCGTACCGCGCGCGCGAAGGGTCTCTCCGAGCGGTCCGTGATCCTGAAACATGCCATGCGCAACGCGCTGACACCGATCATCACGCTCGGCGCGCTCGAGCTCGGCACGCTGCTGTCCGGCGCCGTGCTGACCGAACAGATCTTCTCCATTCCCGGCTTCGGCAAGCTGATCGTGGACGCGGTGTTCAACCGCGACTATGCCGTCGTGCAGGGCGTGGTGCTGGTGACCGCCACGGTCTACATCACGCTCAATCTGGTTGCCGATGTCGCCTATATCCTCGTCAATCCGCGGCTGAGGGGCTAG
- a CDS encoding MexW/MexI family multidrug efflux RND transporter permease subunit, whose product MAFTDIFIKRPVLSVVVSLLILLIGLRAAMVLPIRQYPKLSNTVINITTVYPGASADLIQGFITTPIEQAVASAEGVDYMTSSSVLGTSTIQVYIKLNFDPNQALTEVLAKTNSVKYLIPKESNDPIVTKTTGQTTAVMYLGFSSEELSGSAISDYLTRVVQPVLSTVDGVASADILGGQTFAMRLWLDPVKMAGRNVSPGDVATAITANNFQSAAGQTKGYLIVSNISTNTSLTDVNQFRKMIVKAKDGGFVRMEDIATVELAAQSTDASVAFNGEHAIFIGVNATPQGNPLTLVKGVRALFPELERNLPPSMKMKVAYDSTKFIQSSIDEVEKTLGEAIIIVIVVIFLFLASFRSVIIPVVTIPLSMIGVCTLMLALGFSFNLLTLLAMVLAIGLVVDDAIVVVENIHRHLEEGKTPVQASLEGAREIVGPVVSMTITLAAVYAPIGFLGGLTGSLFREFAFTLAGSVIVSGVIALTLSPMMCSVLLKNTEEGRFAKLVNKVFGALTRWYGRRLDRSLDYKAITGLFAITILGLVGFLYMHTSKELAPEEDQGIVFAVTKAPKYANIDYVDFYGDKLDKEFQKFPETDLRFVLNGINGPQGGIAGMLLKPWDERKRSSIALKPLVQAELSKIEGVQAFAFNLPPLPGGPGGLPVQMVINSTAGYQTVFEQMEKLKDAARKSGMFIVSDSDLAYNQPNVEVTIDRTKAQDLGVNMQNLGSTLAVLLGGNYINRFNLEGRSYQVIPQVPRSDRLSPESLGGYYVTTTTGQQLPLSTVVSIKTKTDPNSLTHYNQLNSATFSAVPMPGVTVGAAVDFLEGEAKKLPQGFSHDYLADSRQYVQEGNQLAITFGFALVIIFLVLAAQFESLRDPLVIMISVPMAIVGALIPLFFGVATMNIYTQVGLLTLVGLITKHGILMVEFANELQVNERLDRRSAIEMSARIRLRPILMTTAAMVTGLIPLLTATGAGAASRFSIGLVVVAGMSIGTLFTLFVLPAVYVVLATDHRAAADSERNKQVNELDVGAKALRPT is encoded by the coding sequence ATGGCCTTTACTGATATTTTCATCAAGCGCCCGGTTCTGTCGGTCGTCGTCAGCCTGCTGATCCTGCTGATCGGTCTGCGCGCGGCGATGGTGCTGCCGATCCGGCAGTATCCGAAGCTTTCGAACACGGTCATCAACATCACGACCGTTTATCCCGGCGCGTCCGCGGACCTGATCCAGGGCTTCATCACGACGCCGATCGAGCAGGCGGTCGCCTCGGCTGAAGGCGTTGATTACATGACCTCGTCCTCGGTGCTCGGCACCTCGACGATTCAGGTCTACATCAAGCTGAACTTCGATCCGAACCAGGCGCTCACCGAGGTGCTCGCGAAGACGAACTCGGTCAAGTACCTGATCCCGAAGGAATCGAACGACCCAATCGTCACCAAGACAACCGGCCAGACCACGGCCGTGATGTATCTTGGCTTCTCCTCCGAGGAGCTATCGGGCTCGGCCATCTCCGATTATCTGACGCGCGTGGTGCAGCCGGTGCTGTCGACCGTCGATGGCGTGGCCTCGGCCGACATTCTGGGTGGCCAGACCTTTGCCATGCGGCTGTGGCTTGACCCCGTGAAGATGGCCGGCCGCAACGTATCGCCGGGCGATGTCGCGACCGCGATCACGGCCAATAACTTCCAGTCGGCGGCGGGACAGACCAAGGGCTATCTCATCGTTTCCAACATCTCGACGAACACCAGCCTGACCGACGTCAACCAGTTCAGGAAGATGATCGTCAAGGCCAAGGACGGTGGCTTCGTCCGGATGGAGGATATCGCCACGGTCGAACTCGCGGCGCAGAGCACCGACGCGAGCGTCGCCTTCAATGGCGAGCATGCGATCTTCATCGGCGTGAACGCGACGCCGCAAGGCAATCCGCTGACGCTGGTCAAGGGCGTGCGCGCGCTGTTCCCGGAGCTCGAGCGCAATCTGCCGCCCTCGATGAAGATGAAGGTCGCCTACGACTCGACCAAGTTCATCCAATCGTCGATCGACGAGGTGGAGAAGACGCTCGGCGAAGCGATCATCATCGTGATCGTGGTGATCTTCCTGTTCCTGGCGTCGTTCCGCTCCGTCATCATTCCGGTCGTCACCATCCCGCTGTCCATGATCGGCGTCTGCACGCTGATGTTGGCGCTGGGCTTCAGCTTCAACCTGCTGACCCTGCTCGCGATGGTGCTTGCGATCGGCCTTGTGGTCGACGACGCCATCGTGGTGGTGGAGAACATCCATCGCCATCTGGAGGAGGGCAAGACGCCTGTCCAGGCTTCGCTCGAAGGTGCGCGCGAAATCGTCGGCCCCGTCGTCTCGATGACCATCACGCTCGCGGCGGTGTATGCCCCGATCGGCTTCCTCGGTGGCCTCACCGGTTCGCTGTTCCGCGAATTCGCCTTCACGCTCGCCGGCTCGGTGATCGTGTCGGGCGTGATCGCGCTGACGCTGTCGCCGATGATGTGCTCGGTGCTGCTCAAGAACACCGAGGAGGGCCGTTTCGCCAAGCTCGTCAACAAGGTGTTCGGCGCGCTGACGCGCTGGTACGGCCGCAGGCTCGACCGCTCGCTCGACTACAAGGCGATCACCGGCCTGTTCGCGATCACGATCCTCGGGCTCGTCGGCTTCCTCTATATGCACACCTCGAAGGAGCTGGCGCCCGAGGAAGATCAGGGCATCGTGTTCGCGGTGACCAAGGCGCCGAAATACGCCAACATCGACTATGTCGATTTCTACGGCGACAAGCTCGACAAGGAGTTCCAGAAATTCCCCGAGACTGATCTGCGTTTCGTGCTGAACGGCATCAACGGTCCGCAGGGCGGGATCGCCGGCATGCTCCTGAAGCCGTGGGACGAGCGCAAGCGTTCGTCTATCGCGCTGAAGCCGCTGGTGCAGGCCGAGCTCTCCAAGATCGAGGGCGTGCAGGCCTTCGCGTTCAACCTGCCGCCGCTGCCGGGTGGTCCGGGCGGTCTGCCGGTGCAGATGGTCATCAACTCCACCGCGGGCTACCAGACCGTCTTTGAGCAGATGGAGAAGCTGAAGGACGCTGCCCGCAAGAGCGGCATGTTCATCGTCTCCGACAGCGACCTCGCCTACAACCAGCCGAACGTGGAGGTCACGATCGACCGCACCAAGGCGCAGGATCTCGGCGTCAACATGCAGAACCTCGGCTCTACGCTCGCGGTTCTGCTCGGCGGCAACTACATCAACCGCTTCAATCTCGAGGGCCGGTCCTATCAGGTGATCCCGCAGGTGCCGCGTAGCGATCGCCTCTCGCCGGAATCGCTCGGCGGCTACTATGTGACCACCACCACCGGACAGCAGCTTCCGCTGTCCACCGTGGTTTCGATCAAGACCAAGACCGACCCGAACTCGCTGACGCACTACAATCAGCTCAACTCGGCGACGTTCTCGGCTGTGCCGATGCCCGGCGTGACCGTCGGCGCTGCGGTCGACTTCCTCGAGGGCGAGGCCAAGAAGCTGCCGCAGGGCTTCAGCCACGATTATCTCGCGGATAGCCGGCAGTATGTTCAGGAGGGCAATCAGCTCGCGATCACCTTCGGTTTCGCGCTGGTCATCATCTTCCTGGTGCTGGCCGCGCAGTTCGAGAGCTTGCGTGATCCGCTGGTGATCATGATCTCGGTGCCGATGGCGATCGTGGGAGCGCTGATCCCGCTGTTCTTCGGTGTGGCGACTATGAACATCTATACCCAGGTCGGCCTGCTCACCCTGGTTGGCCTGATCACCAAGCACGGCATCCTGATGGTGGAGTTCGCCAACGAGCTCCAGGTCAACGAGCGGCTCGACCGCCGCTCGGCCATCGAAATGTCGGCCCGTATCCGCCTGCGGCCGATCCTGATGACGACGGCCGCGATGGTCACGGGCCTGATCCCGCTGCTGACGGCAACCGGCGCCGGCGCGGCCAGCCGCTTCTCGATCGGCCTCGTGGTCGTCGCGGGCATGTCGATCGGCACGCTGTTCACCCTGTTCGTGCTGCCGGCGGTCTACGTCGTGCTGGCGACCGACCATCGCGCTGCGGCCGATTCCGAGCGTAACAAGCAGGTCAATGAACTCGACGTCGGGGCCAAGGCGCTGCGGCCGACCTGA
- a CDS encoding adenylate/guanylate cyclase domain-containing protein, with protein MTPTILFVDDEPDLEALILQKFRRKIRDGVVAIMFARDGLEALESLEQNPQVDMVVSDINMPRMDGLSLLQKLQEAEEKKSTIIVSAYGDMSNIRTAMNRGAFDFLTKPIDFADLETTIDKTLRHIEMLREVRRRQAEAERAHAALSRHFSPELAKRLAAGGEGEGIAVQWRDVATIFTDITGFTSLVETAPPETLGALLNEYVGGMTEVVFSHDGTVAKIIGDAIQVLFNAPGDQPDFATRAVACAHDLDAWAQDFCARQGAKGVNFGITRIGIHAGSALVGNFGGNRFFDYTAYGDTINIAARLEAANKQLGTRICVSSSVAEAAENFQGRPVGDLMLRGRSEPLRAFEPLQRERFEAPGTAQYSEAFARMEAGDATAMPAFAALVGAHADDPLAGFHLRRLLNGGKGVRIQLD; from the coding sequence ATGACTCCGACCATCCTCTTCGTCGACGACGAGCCCGACCTCGAGGCGCTGATCCTGCAAAAATTCCGCAGGAAGATTCGCGACGGGGTTGTCGCCATCATGTTCGCGCGCGACGGCCTGGAGGCGCTGGAGTCGCTCGAGCAGAATCCCCAAGTCGATATGGTGGTCTCCGACATCAACATGCCCAGGATGGACGGGCTGTCGCTGCTGCAGAAGCTGCAGGAAGCCGAGGAGAAGAAGTCGACCATCATCGTGTCGGCCTACGGCGACATGAGCAACATCCGCACCGCGATGAATCGTGGCGCGTTCGATTTCCTGACCAAGCCGATCGACTTCGCCGACCTCGAGACCACGATCGACAAGACCCTGCGTCACATCGAGATGTTGCGCGAGGTGAGGCGCCGCCAGGCGGAGGCCGAGCGGGCTCATGCCGCATTGTCGCGCCATTTCTCGCCGGAGCTTGCCAAGCGTCTAGCGGCCGGCGGCGAGGGTGAGGGGATCGCGGTGCAGTGGCGCGATGTCGCGACCATTTTCACCGATATCACCGGCTTCACCTCGCTGGTCGAGACCGCGCCGCCCGAGACGTTGGGCGCGCTCCTCAACGAGTATGTCGGCGGGATGACCGAGGTGGTCTTCTCGCATGACGGGACGGTCGCAAAAATCATCGGCGACGCGATCCAGGTGCTGTTCAATGCGCCCGGCGATCAGCCGGACTTCGCGACGCGTGCCGTTGCCTGCGCCCATGATCTCGATGCCTGGGCGCAGGACTTTTGCGCACGGCAGGGCGCAAAGGGCGTGAACTTCGGTATCACCCGCATCGGCATTCACGCCGGCTCCGCGCTGGTCGGCAATTTCGGCGGCAATCGCTTCTTCGATTACACCGCATATGGGGACACGATCAACATTGCGGCGCGGCTGGAAGCTGCGAACAAGCAGCTTGGTACCCGCATCTGTGTCAGCTCCAGTGTCGCAGAGGCAGCCGAGAATTTTCAGGGGCGTCCCGTCGGCGATCTGATGCTGCGCGGGCGCAGCGAGCCGCTGCGCGCGTTTGAGCCACTGCAGCGGGAAAGGTTCGAGGCGCCCGGGACGGCCCAGTATTCCGAGGCCTTTGCCAGGATGGAAGCCGGTGACGCCACGGCCATGCCGGCCTTTGCCGCGCTGGTCGGCGCGCACGCCGATGATCCTCTCGCCGGATTTCACCTGAGGCGCCTGCTCAACGGCGGCAAGGGCGTCCGCATTCAATTGGATTAG
- a CDS encoding response regulator: protein MNVYILVVDDEPDVEALFRQQFRRDLRAGRFQMEFAPSAPDALKLAAEVRDPSLILILSDINMPGMSGLDMLPKVRAEHPNVPVIMITAYGDAETRRKAIERGATGLLTKPIDFALLRQQIDTRLEQAA from the coding sequence GTGAACGTTTACATCCTGGTCGTCGATGACGAGCCCGATGTCGAGGCGCTGTTCCGGCAGCAATTCCGGCGCGACCTGCGCGCCGGCCGTTTCCAGATGGAATTCGCGCCCTCGGCGCCCGATGCGCTGAAGCTCGCGGCCGAGGTTCGCGACCCCTCGTTGATCCTGATCCTGTCCGATATCAACATGCCCGGCATGAGCGGGCTCGACATGCTGCCCAAAGTGCGCGCCGAGCATCCGAATGTTCCGGTCATCATGATCACGGCGTACGGCGATGCCGAGACGCGCCGCAAGGCGATCGAGCGCGGCGCCACCGGGCTCCTCACCAAGCCGATCGATTTTGCGTTGCTGCGGCAGCAGATCGACACGAGGCTCGAGCAGGCGGCATGA
- a CDS encoding ABC transporter permease: MTDAALSGPLAHADELDSPARRARRRLFKRKAAVAGLVVLVIFILLALLAPLIVPYDPIATSWSLVRKPPTMAHWFGTDELGRDILSRVVYGARASLLAGLISVAIALGIGVPLGLVAGYRGGFVDALISRITDAMLACPFLILAIALAAFLGPSLGNAMIAIGISATPIFVRLTRGQVLSVKAEDYVEAARALGNPSWRIAVSHILPNILPALLVQATLSIAAAIIAEAALSFLGLGQQPPAPSWGSMLNAAQRFLTQAPWMAIWPGLAIFLVVLSLNLLGDGLRDALDPRQR; encoded by the coding sequence ATGACCGACGCCGCCCTGTCCGGCCCCCTTGCGCATGCCGACGAGCTGGACAGCCCGGCACGCCGCGCACGGCGCCGCCTGTTCAAGCGCAAGGCGGCGGTCGCGGGCCTCGTGGTCCTCGTCATCTTCATCCTGCTCGCGTTGCTGGCGCCTCTGATCGTGCCCTACGATCCCATCGCGACGAGCTGGAGCCTGGTGCGCAAGCCGCCCACGATGGCGCACTGGTTCGGCACCGACGAGCTCGGCCGCGATATCCTTAGCCGCGTTGTCTACGGCGCGCGCGCCTCGCTGCTGGCCGGCCTGATCTCGGTCGCGATCGCGCTCGGCATCGGCGTGCCGCTTGGCCTCGTCGCCGGCTATCGCGGTGGCTTCGTCGATGCGCTGATCAGCCGGATCACCGACGCGATGCTGGCCTGTCCGTTCCTGATCCTGGCGATTGCGCTGGCGGCGTTCCTCGGTCCGAGCCTTGGCAACGCCATGATCGCGATCGGCATCTCGGCGACACCCATCTTTGTCCGCCTGACCCGCGGCCAGGTGCTGAGCGTCAAGGCCGAGGACTATGTCGAAGCGGCGCGTGCACTCGGCAACCCGTCCTGGCGCATCGCCGTCTCGCACATCCTGCCGAACATCCTGCCCGCACTGCTGGTTCAGGCGACGCTCTCGATCGCGGCCGCGATCATCGCCGAAGCGGCGCTGTCGTTCCTCGGCCTTGGCCAGCAGCCGCCGGCGCCATCCTGGGGCAGCATGCTCAACGCGGCACAACGCTTCCTGACCCAGGCGCCCTGGATGGCGATCTGGCCGGGGCTGGCGATCTTCCTCGTGGTGCTGTCGTTGAACCTGCTTGGCGACGGCCTGCGTGACGCGCTCGATCCGCGCCAGCGCTAA
- a CDS encoding cache domain-containing protein gives MSISVHPDTPQTRPLPRAAADGVASGEAGRGIRTRLFTKYVALFVVVVAVALLANGLFEVFFYYREHKASLIRVQHEQAEAAAAKISQFVKEIESQLGWTTQLPWSAGSIEPRRFDALRLLRQVPAITELAQVDASGRERLRVSRLAMDAIDSGIDLSNDPKFTEAVAHKVYYGPVYFRRESEPYMTLAQAGARKDAGVSIAEVNLKLIWDVVSQIKVGEHGHAYVVGPEGRLIAHPDISLVLRNTDLSGLAQVRAALAGGGVMPDALQEATNIQGQKVLTASAPIAPLGWTMFVELPVEEAYATLYASLERLAIVLLAASIFAVLAGIFLARRMVGPIQALRSGAERIGGGDFAQRISIKTGDELEELADQFNHMGERLQESYADLEKKVEVRTAELRESLEQQTATSEVLQVISSSPGELGPVFDKLLENATRVCGASFGIMNLWDGEGFTIAADYNVPPAFAASRRDVAIRPHPESALATVVRTHQVVHVHDVQSTPAYIAGGPSIRGISDVAGARTIVVVPMLKESELIGTIAVYRKEVRPFTDKQISVVENFTKQAVIAIENARLLNELRKRTMELSQSLDELRAAQGRLIQTEKLASLGQLTAGIAHEIKNPLNFVNNFSSISTELIDELNEVLQTASLDGKTKDEVDELTGMLRGNLEKVVQHGKRADSIVRNMLLHSREGSGEHRLADINTIVEESLNLAYHGARAERPSFNVTLQRDLDPTAGMVDVYPQEITRVFLNLISNGFYAATKRKEGSADGFEPTLSAATKNLGGKVEIRIRDNGTGIPQDVKEKMFNPFFTTKPAGEGTGLGLSMSHDIVVKQHGGTIDVTTEPGVFTEFIITLPRVMSAGSTSGGKT, from the coding sequence ATGAGCATTTCGGTCCATCCCGATACCCCACAAACCAGGCCGCTGCCGCGCGCGGCTGCGGACGGCGTCGCCTCCGGCGAGGCGGGACGGGGGATCAGGACCCGGCTGTTCACCAAATATGTCGCGTTGTTTGTGGTCGTGGTCGCCGTCGCCCTGCTGGCCAATGGCCTGTTCGAGGTCTTCTTCTATTATCGGGAGCACAAGGCCTCGCTGATCCGGGTCCAGCACGAGCAGGCCGAGGCGGCAGCCGCCAAGATCAGCCAGTTCGTCAAGGAGATCGAGAGCCAGCTCGGCTGGACCACGCAACTGCCATGGTCGGCGGGCTCGATCGAGCCGCGCCGGTTCGACGCGCTGCGGCTGCTGCGTCAGGTGCCGGCGATCACCGAACTCGCCCAGGTCGACGCGTCCGGCAGGGAGCGGTTGCGGGTTTCGCGGCTGGCGATGGACGCGATCGACAGCGGCATCGACCTGTCGAACGACCCGAAGTTCACCGAAGCCGTCGCACACAAGGTCTATTACGGGCCGGTCTATTTCCGCCGGGAGTCAGAGCCCTACATGACGCTGGCGCAGGCCGGTGCCCGCAAGGATGCGGGCGTCAGCATTGCAGAGGTCAATCTCAAGCTGATCTGGGATGTCGTGTCCCAGATCAAGGTCGGCGAGCACGGACATGCCTATGTGGTCGGCCCGGAGGGGCGACTGATCGCGCATCCCGATATCAGCCTCGTTCTGCGCAACACCGACCTGTCGGGGCTGGCGCAGGTGCGCGCTGCGCTCGCCGGCGGCGGCGTCATGCCGGACGCCTTGCAGGAAGCGACCAACATCCAGGGGCAGAAGGTTCTGACGGCGTCAGCGCCGATCGCCCCGCTCGGCTGGACCATGTTCGTCGAGCTGCCGGTCGAGGAAGCCTATGCGACGCTCTATGCCTCGCTGGAACGGCTGGCAATCGTGCTGCTCGCGGCCTCGATCTTCGCGGTGCTCGCTGGAATATTCCTCGCGCGCCGCATGGTCGGGCCGATCCAGGCGCTGCGCAGCGGCGCCGAACGGATCGGCGGCGGCGACTTCGCCCAGCGGATCTCGATCAAGACCGGCGACGAGCTCGAGGAACTCGCCGACCAGTTCAATCACATGGGCGAACGGTTGCAGGAATCCTATGCGGATTTGGAAAAGAAGGTCGAGGTCCGAACGGCTGAATTGAGGGAGTCGCTGGAGCAGCAGACGGCGACTTCGGAAGTCCTGCAGGTGATCAGTTCGTCTCCCGGCGAACTCGGGCCGGTGTTCGACAAATTGCTCGAGAATGCCACGCGCGTCTGTGGCGCGAGTTTCGGGATCATGAATCTGTGGGACGGCGAAGGCTTCACCATCGCGGCTGACTACAACGTGCCGCCTGCGTTCGCCGCTTCGCGACGGGATGTGGCGATCCGTCCTCATCCGGAGAGTGCGCTCGCGACCGTTGTCAGGACACATCAGGTCGTCCACGTTCACGATGTCCAAAGCACGCCTGCCTATATTGCCGGAGGACCCAGCATCCGCGGAATCTCCGATGTGGCCGGTGCCCGCACGATCGTCGTCGTGCCGATGCTGAAGGAGAGCGAGCTGATCGGCACAATCGCGGTCTATCGCAAGGAAGTCCGTCCGTTCACCGACAAGCAGATCTCCGTCGTCGAGAATTTCACGAAGCAAGCCGTCATCGCCATCGAGAATGCGCGGCTGCTGAACGAGTTGCGCAAGCGCACGATGGAGCTCTCGCAATCCCTCGATGAGTTGCGCGCAGCTCAAGGCCGGCTGATCCAGACCGAGAAGCTCGCGTCGCTTGGCCAGCTCACGGCCGGCATCGCCCACGAGATCAAGAACCCGCTCAACTTCGTCAACAATTTCTCGTCGATCTCGACCGAGCTGATCGACGAGCTCAACGAGGTCCTGCAAACAGCGTCGCTCGACGGCAAAACAAAGGACGAGGTGGACGAGCTGACCGGCATGCTGCGGGGAAATCTCGAGAAAGTGGTGCAGCACGGCAAGCGCGCCGATTCCATCGTCAGGAATATGCTGCTGCACTCGCGCGAGGGCTCCGGCGAGCATCGCCTCGCCGACATCAATACGATCGTGGAGGAGAGCCTCAATCTCGCCTATCACGGCGCGCGCGCCGAACGGCCGTCGTTCAACGTGACGCTCCAGCGTGACCTCGATCCGACCGCCGGGATGGTTGACGTCTATCCGCAGGAAATCACCCGCGTCTTCCTCAATCTGATCTCGAACGGCTTCTATGCCGCGACCAAGCGCAAGGAAGGCAGTGCCGATGGATTCGAGCCGACGCTGAGCGCCGCGACGAAGAATCTCGGCGGCAAGGTCGAGATCCGGATCCGCGACAACGGCACGGGCATTCCGCAGGACGTGAAGGAGAAAATGTTCAATCCCTTCTTCACCACCAAGCCGGCCGGTGAGGGCACCGGGCTTGGTCTGTCCATGAGCCATGACATCGTCGTGAAACAGCACGGCGGCACGATCGACGTGACCACCGAGCCCGGTGTATTCACCGAATTCATCATCACCCTGCCACGCGTCATGTCGGCAGGCAGTACTTCCGGAGGCAAGACGTGA
- a CDS encoding ABC transporter substrate-binding protein, which yields MKRREFLAVLGGTALARSGMALADTPGRIFRLGTVTPIAPVTAESRGGKILIKVLEERGFKLGQNLTFEARGALGDVTMLPALIAELQAKNVDVIVIIGYPTAMAAKAAGIATVAASGVGDPVETRLIESLAHPGGKITGISDVAATLGAKRLSLLKEVSPKLTKVAMLWNKDDLGMTMRYQASAKAAQALGLTVQALGVREPDDFDEAFSAMNSDPPDGILMVADALTILNRERVFEFAAVRKLPAIYEFDEFARDGGLMSYGADSSESFERAAALVARIFNGANPGDLPFELPTRYPLVLNLKTARATGLEIPPTMLALADEVIE from the coding sequence ATGAAAAGACGCGAATTTCTGGCGGTGCTCGGCGGGACGGCACTTGCGCGGTCGGGCATGGCACTGGCGGATACGCCGGGCCGCATTTTTCGCCTTGGCACGGTGACGCCGATCGCGCCGGTTACGGCGGAGAGCCGGGGCGGCAAGATCCTGATCAAGGTGCTCGAGGAGCGCGGGTTCAAGCTCGGTCAGAATTTGACCTTTGAAGCGCGGGGCGCGCTTGGCGACGTCACGATGCTGCCCGCGCTGATCGCAGAGCTGCAGGCCAAGAACGTCGATGTCATCGTGATCATCGGCTACCCGACGGCAATGGCCGCCAAAGCGGCCGGCATCGCGACGGTCGCGGCCAGTGGCGTCGGTGATCCCGTCGAGACCAGGCTGATCGAGAGCCTCGCGCATCCGGGCGGCAAGATCACCGGCATTTCGGACGTCGCGGCGACACTCGGCGCCAAGCGGCTGTCGTTGCTCAAGGAGGTGTCGCCGAAGCTGACCAAGGTCGCGATGCTCTGGAACAAGGACGACCTCGGCATGACCATGCGCTATCAGGCGTCCGCGAAAGCGGCCCAGGCACTTGGGCTAACCGTGCAAGCGCTCGGCGTGCGCGAGCCCGACGATTTCGACGAAGCCTTTTCGGCGATGAACAGCGATCCGCCCGATGGCATTCTGATGGTGGCGGACGCGCTGACCATTCTCAATCGCGAGCGCGTGTTCGAGTTCGCCGCCGTCCGGAAGCTGCCGGCGATCTACGAATTCGACGAATTCGCCCGCGACGGTGGTCTGATGTCCTATGGTGCGGATTCGTCGGAATCTTTCGAGCGCGCGGCCGCGCTGGTCGCTCGGATTTTCAACGGGGCAAATCCCGGCGACCTGCCGTTCGAGCTGCCGACCCGCTATCCCCTGGTGCTCAATCTCAAGACGGCGAGGGCGACCGGACTTGAAATTCCCCCGACCATGCTGGCACTTGCCGATGAGGTGATCGAGTAA